One window of Microcoleus vaginatus PCC 9802 genomic DNA carries:
- a CDS encoding glycosyltransferase family 39 protein: MSEIFPFLGHKPKNRWNDNFTDKVWMLAFLLAAVLIFGLNLGGVALRDWDEGIAAQVSREIWRGNLNWLYPTIDSMPYVNKPPLVHWLIGLCFAAGGVSEWTARLVPAMLTATSVPLLYAIGRELFPRRSIAIFSAFVYLTLLPVVRHGRLAMLDGAVLCFLLGAMWCLLRSRRDLRYALGAGIGFGLICLTKGVMLGLLLAAVGCIFLVWDTPRLLTSGYLWGGLAIGTLPVAAWYFAQWLHYGQYFIHTNLVNESFRRISEPVSSHRGPPWYYLLEILKLAWPWQLFWLQGLRLSWENRSFPGPKLVLVWTGVYLLAISVMNTKLPWYVLPIYPAFALAVGSYLAEVWEQLWLPPEPVKEEAEERFDAISLLPHPAILAVLAVVAVVGCVYFSGWVPIGGQIMAPERDLQLMLMVVALTMTMAAVLLHRKDRQFILVLIWGTYLTLLVLVASDNWVWELAEDYPVKPIAEIVRTGTPAGQQVFTSHRLGRPSLNFYSERQVIVADAPTLKQKWQSHPPPYFLLEKPVFKHLGLQNAEIVKTADDWVLVTRK, encoded by the coding sequence ATGTCAGAAATCTTTCCATTCCTGGGCCACAAACCGAAAAATCGCTGGAATGACAACTTTACAGACAAAGTGTGGATGCTGGCTTTTCTGTTGGCTGCAGTGCTGATTTTCGGGCTGAATCTGGGCGGCGTGGCTTTGCGGGATTGGGATGAAGGCATTGCAGCGCAGGTAAGCCGCGAAATTTGGCGCGGCAACTTAAATTGGCTGTATCCGACGATCGACTCAATGCCTTATGTCAACAAACCGCCGCTAGTACACTGGCTAATCGGGCTGTGTTTTGCAGCAGGCGGTGTCAGCGAATGGACGGCGAGGTTGGTACCGGCGATGCTGACAGCCACTTCAGTGCCCTTGCTTTACGCCATTGGCAGGGAGTTGTTTCCCAGACGGTCGATCGCCATTTTTTCTGCCTTCGTTTATCTGACGCTGTTACCGGTGGTGCGGCATGGACGTTTGGCGATGTTGGATGGGGCGGTTTTGTGTTTTTTGCTGGGGGCGATGTGGTGTTTGCTACGATCGCGCCGGGATTTGCGCTACGCTTTGGGCGCGGGGATTGGGTTCGGACTCATTTGCCTGACTAAGGGCGTGATGTTGGGGCTGCTGTTGGCTGCTGTTGGCTGTATTTTTTTGGTTTGGGATACCCCGCGACTCCTCACTTCTGGGTATCTTTGGGGCGGATTGGCGATCGGAACTTTGCCAGTAGCTGCTTGGTATTTTGCCCAATGGCTGCACTACGGCCAATATTTCATCCACACTAATTTAGTTAACGAATCTTTCCGGCGCATTTCGGAACCTGTGAGCAGTCACAGAGGCCCGCCTTGGTATTATCTTTTAGAAATTTTAAAATTAGCTTGGCCCTGGCAGTTATTTTGGCTGCAAGGGCTGCGTTTGAGTTGGGAAAATCGCAGTTTTCCCGGGCCAAAATTAGTATTGGTTTGGACGGGAGTATATCTGCTGGCTATTTCTGTGATGAATACTAAATTACCGTGGTATGTTTTGCCAATTTATCCAGCTTTTGCTCTTGCAGTTGGCAGTTATCTCGCTGAAGTTTGGGAGCAACTGTGGCTCCCGCCAGAGCCGGTCAAAGAGGAAGCAGAAGAACGTTTTGATGCTATTTCTTTGTTGCCTCATCCCGCGATTTTGGCAGTGCTGGCTGTAGTTGCTGTCGTCGGTTGCGTGTACTTCAGTGGCTGGGTACCGATCGGGGGACAAATTATGGCTCCCGAGCGTGATTTGCAGTTAATGCTGATGGTTGTAGCTTTGACAATGACAATGGCTGCAGTGTTGCTGCACCGCAAAGACCGGCAGTTTATATTAGTTTTAATTTGGGGAACTTACCTGACGCTATTGGTATTGGTGGCTTCAGATAACTGGGTTTGGGAACTGGCGGAGGATTATCCCGTTAAGCCGATCGCCGAAATTGTCCGCACAGGAACTCCGGCGGGTCAACAAGTGTTTACTTCTCACCGCTTGGGCCGTCCATCGCTGAATTTTTACAGTGAACGCCAAGTTATTGTCGCCGACGCGCCGACGCTCAAACAGAAATGGCAATCTCATCCTCCACCTTATTTTCTGTTAGAAAAACCAGTTTTCAAACATTTAGGTTTGCAGAATGCTGAGATTGTCAAAACAGCGGACGATTGGGTTTTGGTCACTCGAAAATAA
- a CDS encoding RAMP superfamily protein, with protein sequence MKLIPNAHKKIPMMFRAQVQGRSQLQYLDPDKKRAGEQQDVERWADEWTDKAEFISAEDAQDVQTETYGAKSYQISWRFLTNGGQDDGMLRPVIGASGMPFYPGSSMKGAFRQACEQAEKAGDIPLGTCNNYCGDESEITPGILRFQGAYPTNDWTQGLLDLVHPQQGWQVMTRDTDEKPRGESAYAQVSLYQPTLRFAISCSKPLSSDRWQQIWQIWEAAIAAGLGSKVSTGYGQITKTSHPIVYRAKLKGQGQAAKRIDGTGEFRPNIFRSALRGHALRIFGGLTDSKTAEELVQNLFGGIQQKEATVGLLGFQFHASKLEIKSFGSGKYAQPACEVEGELIWFLAKPLSDPEQESLLKKLVSKLMQFAMVMGGFGKSWRRVDHRKFFEEYYENNYKALIGCHWQWLGENTQSRNVQVSRLEKVGEFLERVRQIAREWIQSQNKPLRQTEWAKDWREAWHPSNVQVWGRIADNTDESAAVRWFHEPYQQKIPGIQREGSIYPSSVTGSLKQISLIWHRLYPLIVVKNNPENPRKPIIKPTPRYLELIALFPDGSRESNDFLDFLNTQPDGFNLLWGEEQ encoded by the coding sequence ATGAAATTGATTCCTAATGCACACAAAAAGATTCCCATGATGTTTCGGGCACAGGTGCAGGGGCGATCGCAACTGCAATATCTTGACCCTGACAAGAAAAGGGCAGGCGAACAACAAGATGTTGAAAGGTGGGCAGATGAATGGACTGACAAAGCTGAGTTTATTTCTGCGGAAGATGCACAAGACGTACAGACTGAGACATACGGAGCAAAATCTTATCAAATCTCTTGGCGGTTTCTCACCAATGGCGGGCAAGATGATGGAATGCTTCGTCCTGTAATCGGTGCTTCAGGGATGCCCTTTTATCCTGGTAGCAGTATGAAAGGAGCGTTTCGCCAAGCTTGCGAACAAGCGGAAAAAGCAGGTGATATACCGCTAGGAACCTGTAATAATTATTGCGGCGATGAGTCTGAAATTACACCAGGTATTTTGCGGTTTCAGGGCGCTTATCCTACTAATGATTGGACACAAGGCTTACTAGACTTAGTTCATCCTCAACAGGGTTGGCAAGTTATGACTCGCGATACTGATGAGAAACCAAGAGGGGAGAGTGCATATGCTCAAGTTTCTCTTTACCAGCCGACCCTAAGATTTGCTATCTCCTGTTCTAAACCGCTATCATCGGATCGGTGGCAGCAAATTTGGCAAATTTGGGAAGCAGCCATCGCGGCCGGATTAGGTTCAAAAGTCTCTACAGGTTACGGACAAATTACCAAAACTTCTCACCCGATTGTTTATCGGGCAAAACTCAAAGGACAAGGACAAGCTGCTAAACGGATTGATGGTACGGGAGAGTTTCGTCCTAACATTTTTCGATCTGCACTGCGCGGTCATGCCTTAAGGATTTTTGGCGGCCTAACAGATAGTAAAACCGCCGAAGAATTAGTACAGAACTTGTTTGGAGGTATCCAGCAAAAAGAAGCAACTGTCGGGTTGCTAGGGTTCCAATTTCATGCTTCTAAATTAGAGATAAAATCTTTTGGTTCTGGGAAGTATGCTCAACCTGCCTGCGAAGTTGAGGGAGAACTGATTTGGTTTTTAGCTAAACCATTATCTGACCCCGAACAAGAATCTCTTCTGAAAAAGTTGGTTAGCAAGTTAATGCAGTTTGCAATGGTTATGGGAGGATTTGGTAAATCATGGCGGCGAGTGGATCACCGCAAATTTTTTGAAGAATATTACGAAAATAACTACAAAGCATTGATTGGTTGTCACTGGCAATGGTTAGGAGAGAATACACAATCACGAAATGTGCAGGTTAGCCGATTAGAGAAGGTAGGTGAATTTTTAGAGAGAGTCCGACAAATAGCTAGAGAGTGGATACAATCTCAAAACAAGCCGCTACGACAAACTGAATGGGCAAAAGATTGGCGAGAAGCTTGGCATCCAAGTAATGTTCAGGTTTGGGGTCGAATTGCAGACAATACTGATGAAAGTGCGGCCGTGCGCTGGTTTCACGAACCATACCAACAAAAAATACCAGGCATTCAGCGAGAAGGCTCAATTTATCCATCATCTGTAACAGGAAGCCTTAAGCAAATTAGTCTGATCTGGCATCGGCTTTACCCTTTGATCGTTGTTAAAAACAATCCTGAAAATCCGAGAAAGCCGATTATTAAACCAACTCCTCGCTATTTGGAACTGATCGCGCTCTTTCCAGATGGTTCAAGGGAGTCAAATGATTTTTTGGATTTTCTGAATACCCAACCTGATGGATTTAACCTACTGTGGGGAGAGGAGCAATGA
- a CDS encoding type III-B CRISPR module RAMP protein Cmr4, whose amino-acid sequence MYRKAYGVIETLAPVHVGATAGEETGNLNLIFRDQFTQTGIIPGSSIRGRFRADLRDREPGEEQIWYGHEAVDGRSDGGTTEALVKFEYASLVWFPVFCPGQPVVWVSCPLLLKRFKRIAGVTADIPEPYTAQKGLQGRPMKDRGKILFFNLGFLEIEHEEDLSAWIPAETTDLDANKLVVVHDNDIAMLHDMALYRQSRVKLGSKEKPNEKKVDGGAFFNTEALPEGSILVFPIALKQTDWKPFGENENSSELYFGGLESIGFGRCLVSLSGDYQ is encoded by the coding sequence ATGTACCGCAAAGCTTACGGAGTAATTGAAACCCTTGCACCTGTCCATGTTGGGGCAACCGCAGGGGAAGAAACGGGCAATCTCAACCTGATTTTTCGCGATCAGTTTACGCAAACAGGGATTATTCCAGGCAGTTCTATTCGGGGACGGTTTCGCGCAGATTTGAGAGATAGGGAACCGGGCGAAGAACAAATATGGTACGGACATGAAGCCGTTGATGGTCGTTCGGATGGCGGGACAACCGAAGCACTTGTGAAGTTTGAATATGCTTCACTGGTTTGGTTCCCGGTGTTCTGTCCTGGCCAGCCTGTAGTTTGGGTAAGTTGCCCTCTACTGTTGAAACGGTTTAAACGCATTGCAGGCGTGACAGCAGATATTCCTGAACCTTACACGGCACAGAAAGGTTTACAGGGTCGGCCAATGAAAGACCGAGGCAAAATTCTCTTTTTCAATCTAGGGTTTCTTGAAATTGAGCATGAGGAGGATTTATCAGCTTGGATTCCCGCGGAGACGACAGATTTAGATGCTAATAAGTTAGTCGTGGTTCACGATAACGATATTGCGATGCTGCACGATATGGCACTGTATCGCCAGAGTCGCGTCAAATTGGGATCGAAAGAAAAACCCAACGAAAAAAAAGTTGATGGTGGTGCTTTTTTCAATACTGAAGCTTTGCCAGAAGGAAGTATTTTAGTATTTCCGATCGCGTTGAAGCAAACCGATTGGAAACCCTTTGGTGAAAATGAGAATTCATCAGAGTTATATTTCGGCGGTTTGGAATCAATTGGTTTTGGTCGTTGTCTTGTATCGCTTTCAGGAGATTATCAGTAA
- a CDS encoding CRISPR-associated protein produces the protein MSKFQYLITVSPLGFMYGSAGAFLSPENLVGRSGSKFPPDSAAIAGLFLNANREQKFASHQELRDHLVISGPFWAKQDTPKQFYVPIPWHQVIAEKEDDEWVFVKKKSDEPGIVRADEDKWCLGQHQWERQNKDLKPEYSWQSIDAWNLPAEELRERKAIAKAPWEFVSFLHPKIKAQERHVVEKNGLFLESAVQIPEDYCLVYLSNYEIPNGWYRLGGEGHLVEIESHLISEKHKINRLLNSKNKIQQAFALIAPGVWGSNKLSYRYPHHPSFPRQGLKMLTDKPVPYRYRIGHSRKEEETEGEGSRCDAKKTGRLSRGRYAVPAGSVYVFKHPLELTWWDFPDEWFPKEGFHLKHLGCGLCLPIDIQGLPQCTAKLTE, from the coding sequence ATGTCAAAATTCCAATATTTAATTACGGTTTCCCCTTTGGGATTCATGTATGGCAGTGCGGGAGCTTTTCTGTCTCCAGAGAATCTAGTCGGGCGATCGGGTAGTAAGTTTCCACCGGATAGCGCCGCGATCGCTGGACTGTTTTTGAATGCCAATCGCGAACAGAAGTTTGCTTCTCACCAAGAGCTTAGAGATCACCTCGTAATTTCAGGCCCTTTTTGGGCAAAACAGGATACACCTAAACAATTCTACGTGCCGATTCCCTGGCATCAAGTAATTGCTGAAAAAGAGGATGATGAATGGGTTTTTGTGAAAAAGAAATCTGATGAACCAGGGATTGTTCGAGCAGATGAGGATAAATGGTGTCTGGGTCAGCATCAGTGGGAGCGCCAGAACAAAGATTTGAAACCAGAATATAGTTGGCAGTCGATTGATGCCTGGAATTTACCCGCCGAAGAACTGCGAGAAAGAAAAGCGATCGCCAAAGCACCGTGGGAATTTGTCTCCTTTCTGCATCCCAAAATCAAGGCCCAGGAGCGTCACGTTGTCGAAAAGAACGGACTTTTCTTAGAAAGCGCCGTGCAGATTCCTGAAGATTACTGTTTAGTATATCTATCTAACTATGAAATACCTAATGGGTGGTATCGATTGGGCGGTGAAGGACATCTGGTGGAAATTGAAAGTCACTTGATCTCAGAAAAACACAAAATCAATCGATTACTTAACTCTAAGAATAAGATTCAACAAGCCTTTGCTCTGATTGCACCTGGAGTCTGGGGGTCGAATAAATTATCCTACCGTTACCCTCACCATCCCAGTTTTCCTCGGCAAGGACTCAAAATGTTGACCGATAAACCAGTTCCCTACCGCTATCGCATCGGTCATTCCAGGAAAGAGGAAGAAACAGAAGGTGAGGGCTCGCGCTGCGATGCCAAAAAAACCGGGCGACTCAGCCGGGGACGCTACGCCGTTCCAGCAGGAAGCGTTTATGTTTTCAAACATCCCCTCGAACTTACTTGGTGGGATTTCCCAGACGAGTGGTTCCCAAAAGAAGGATTTCACCTCAAACATTTGGGGTGTGGTTTGTGTTTACCCATTGATATTCAAGGATTACCGCAATGTACCGCAAAGCTTACGGAGTAA
- a CDS encoding CRISPR-associated protein Cmr2, with translation MSAYTAIAFAPVQGFIEKSRKLRDLYGASLILSFLSFKLVQKAESLGLKVISPGLPTIQEGMPNRILIKGKFERNDVQNTLLKEWQEILKVCREWIEDNLDIPKGQYYWSQTEDKKGRQKGEWERWGSYTWEIFWGYGESEKEAIKKAMDDLETRKLKRDWTAINWMGESSSLTGTDAIAWHQLGKESKEPGRSLTRQEQEDQELFYRRLSWLLDNPDYRVGKPSLSLENLREYEKSKPDDIGKYIAFNERLSIPELVKRLVTYDKIADDIGIEKLKKKPDDPEFKDINREAGYWTGWFMGDGDKVGDKLKELATRPENDENKQEHDLKSFTELMRNWGKGFQNKKDLFPQGKGRVIYAGGDDFLGVLYSEKTDTQEKPEKVKPIEALNWLLTLEDHWKDHQNTIKQEFNLDFTYSVGFVWAGHQVPQRDILQHCREAEKRAKSLGRDRVTLRVVFNSGQFVQWTCPWDYLHVLRIYRDRDGKTWGEKPNWTHIYNDWAQLKARHAIRLQEMEELSINKELALALFNLYFDNAGEKFKQERKWIDLAGDNSDSAIVNWIDDLVLVGWQLCQNSNI, from the coding sequence ATGTCTGCATACACTGCGATCGCCTTTGCACCCGTTCAAGGCTTTATCGAGAAATCCCGCAAACTCCGAGATTTGTATGGGGCCTCGCTGATTTTATCTTTTTTGAGTTTTAAGCTTGTACAAAAAGCAGAGTCTTTAGGACTTAAGGTGATTTCCCCTGGATTGCCTACTATACAAGAAGGAATGCCAAACCGAATTCTCATTAAGGGAAAATTTGAGCGCAATGATGTCCAAAATACTCTCTTAAAAGAATGGCAAGAAATCTTAAAGGTTTGCCGCGAGTGGATAGAAGACAATCTTGACATCCCAAAAGGCCAATATTACTGGTCACAAACAGAAGATAAAAAAGGCCGACAAAAAGGAGAGTGGGAACGATGGGGAAGCTATACCTGGGAAATTTTTTGGGGATACGGTGAATCTGAAAAAGAAGCCATCAAAAAGGCAATGGATGACTTGGAGACTCGCAAGCTAAAGCGAGATTGGACAGCTATCAACTGGATGGGTGAGAGTTCGAGTCTGACTGGGACAGATGCGATCGCATGGCATCAACTAGGTAAAGAGTCAAAAGAACCAGGGCGATCGCTCACAAGACAAGAACAAGAAGATCAAGAACTTTTTTATCGCCGATTGTCTTGGCTGCTGGACAACCCAGATTACAGGGTTGGGAAACCAAGCCTATCGCTGGAAAACTTGAGAGAATATGAGAAATCTAAGCCTGATGATATTGGGAAATATATTGCATTTAACGAGCGTCTGAGTATTCCAGAATTGGTGAAGCGTTTAGTCACCTACGACAAAATCGCTGATGACATCGGTATCGAGAAACTGAAGAAGAAACCAGATGACCCAGAGTTCAAAGATATTAATCGTGAAGCCGGATACTGGACAGGCTGGTTTATGGGCGATGGCGACAAGGTTGGAGATAAGCTTAAAGAACTTGCCACGCGCCCTGAAAATGATGAAAACAAGCAAGAACATGACCTCAAAAGCTTCACTGAGTTAATGAGGAATTGGGGAAAAGGTTTTCAGAATAAAAAAGATTTATTTCCTCAAGGTAAAGGTCGTGTCATCTATGCTGGTGGCGATGACTTTCTCGGAGTGCTTTACAGTGAGAAAACTGATACACAAGAAAAGCCTGAGAAAGTGAAACCGATAGAGGCTTTGAATTGGTTGTTAACCCTAGAAGACCACTGGAAAGATCATCAAAACACAATTAAGCAGGAATTTAATCTAGATTTTACCTATAGTGTAGGTTTTGTTTGGGCGGGGCATCAGGTTCCACAGCGAGATATTTTGCAACACTGTCGGGAGGCGGAAAAACGGGCAAAAAGTTTGGGGCGCGATCGGGTTACACTTCGAGTAGTTTTTAACAGCGGTCAATTTGTGCAGTGGACTTGTCCTTGGGACTATCTTCATGTGTTGAGGATTTATCGCGATCGAGATGGTAAAACTTGGGGAGAAAAACCCAACTGGACTCACATCTACAACGATTGGGCGCAACTAAAAGCGCGTCATGCAATTAGACTTCAAGAAATGGAAGAGCTTTCTATCAACAAGGAACTAGCTCTTGCTCTATTCAATTTATATTTCGATAACGCCGGAGAGAAGTTTAAGCAAGAAAGGAAATGGATCGATTTGGCAGGGGATAACTCTGACTCTGCGATCGTGAATTGGATCGATGACCTTGTTCTAGTGGGATGGCAGCTATGTCAAAATTCCAATATTTAA
- a CDS encoding WYL domain-containing protein — MAKKPTPHHYADKLTFDRIMLLIATLVNHPGIGHSDTETSDSKYHDALLEVQSQLQKIAAEFSIEFPENYPATPTIRKDLETLRRYGILDKRMYRFGYYLGTGAMTREELLFAFQAIASQAKYQGNPQARQICEKLTKLLRGLDIELKGQLFYPVREHLNRAIIYTDPVEMLDRQEYRNTLFHKLDIVETAIVRGQAIELYRQSDYYGKGKVGFRRIWPLQLIYHDIAWYLICESCDSGHLSVERVNRFTDCCEIIDAEGRGIAVQEQRLKIAQKLLKNGWGLFLGNPEQQQAELGGTLKLEKVKVRFFEKVVGFILEGDRRHPRQKIKEGPRDSFGKVAYVDYQIDLPDRSLNEFSLWVNRYMDSAQVLSPPSLVEKHRQAARDLVDRYSL; from the coding sequence ATGGCCAAAAAACCCACCCCTCATCACTACGCCGACAAACTAACGTTCGATCGCATCATGCTTCTAATCGCCACATTAGTAAACCATCCCGGAATCGGACACTCGGACACCGAAACATCGGACAGTAAATATCACGATGCTTTGCTAGAAGTGCAATCTCAATTGCAGAAAATTGCCGCCGAATTCAGCATCGAATTTCCCGAAAACTATCCCGCAACTCCCACAATTCGCAAAGACTTAGAAACTTTGCGCCGCTACGGAATCCTGGACAAACGAATGTATCGCTTCGGCTACTATCTCGGTACTGGCGCAATGACTCGCGAAGAACTACTATTCGCATTTCAAGCAATAGCATCTCAAGCCAAATATCAGGGAAATCCCCAAGCCCGCCAAATTTGTGAAAAACTCACTAAACTGTTGCGCGGACTAGATATCGAACTCAAAGGTCAATTGTTTTATCCGGTTCGCGAACACCTAAATCGCGCGATTATTTACACCGATCCTGTAGAAATGCTCGATCGCCAAGAATATCGGAATACCCTATTTCACAAACTAGACATTGTAGAAACAGCAATTGTTCGGGGTCAGGCGATCGAACTTTACCGTCAAAGCGATTATTACGGTAAAGGCAAAGTCGGTTTCCGGCGCATCTGGCCCCTGCAACTGATCTATCACGATATCGCCTGGTACCTGATTTGCGAATCTTGCGACAGCGGGCATTTGAGCGTAGAACGGGTGAATCGCTTTACTGACTGCTGCGAAATAATCGATGCAGAAGGGCGCGGTATAGCCGTACAGGAACAGCGTTTGAAAATAGCTCAAAAGTTGTTAAAAAACGGCTGGGGGCTGTTCTTGGGCAATCCAGAGCAACAGCAGGCTGAATTGGGCGGTACGCTGAAGTTGGAAAAAGTGAAGGTACGGTTTTTTGAGAAAGTGGTGGGATTTATTTTAGAGGGCGATCGGCGGCATCCGCGACAAAAGATTAAAGAAGGCCCGAGGGATAGTTTTGGCAAAGTGGCTTATGTGGATTATCAGATCGATTTGCCCGATCGCTCCCTCAACGAATTCAGTCTGTGGGTGAACAGATATATGGATAGCGCCCAAGTGCTTTCCCCGCCGAGTTTGGTAGAAAAACACCGACAAGCAGCGAGAGATTTAGTCGATCGATACAGCTTGTAA